A window of Nocardiopsis sp. Huas11 genomic DNA:
CAGCTCGGGCAGGAGCACGTTCTCGATGGTGGCGGCCATGGCCTGCTCGTCGCCGCTCTCGGTGCTCGCGGCGAGCATGACCACGGGGAACATGTCCGTGCTCATGGACATGACGTTGGCGTCGACCTCGTCGGGCAGGAACCCTGCGGCCTGGTCGACCGCGACCTGGGTCTCGCGCACGAGCGCGTCCTGGTCCTGGCCGTAGTCGAACTCCGCCATGATCTGGGCGGAGCCGGTGCTGCTCGTGGAGTTGACCGCGGTGACGCCCTCGACGCCCTGGACGGCCTGCTCCAGCGGTTCGGTGACCTGTCCCTCCACGACCGTGGGGGTGGCGCCCTCATAGGACGCGGTGACCATGACCATCGGCAGCGAGAACTCCGGGAAGAGCTCGCGCTTGGCCGACATGGCCGCGAGGACCCCGAAGAAGAGGATGGCCAGAGTGATGAGGAGGACCAGCGCCCGGTTGCCGAGCGACACGACCGAGAGTCGGTTCATGTGGTCGCTCCCTTCGTGGTGTGGCGGGTCGTCCCCACGGGGGAACGGCCCGTTCCACGGACCCTGATGGCCGATCTGGACATGAGAGTTTCTCGCTCCTAGTTCGCTGCCGTATGGACCGCCGGACCGGACGGTGCCGCGGGCGGGGTCGCCCGCGCAGGCCGGTGCTCCGATCGCGTGACCGGTCCTCGAAAGTTGTGTGGGGGATGCAGGCCCCGAGCCCGGGTGCCGGGCCCGCGCTCGCGGGCGGTGCATCCGCCGGGCGCGCTTCTCACCTTACTTCGCGACATATCGGAAGTTGAGCCCAACGGGCGTGGTTCAGGGAAGTCTCAGGGTCGCGTCAGTCTTCTGTCAGGGTCGGCCCCGACGAAAGTCGGAGCCGCTCTCCGGATTCCTCGGATTCCCCTGTGCGACGTGGCGCTTCTCAGGCGGGCGACCGTGCGCAATAGTAATGCGCGTCACATTCCTTTTCCACCCCGGAACGCCTTCGACGTCGTTTCGCATACCCGAATGACACGGCCGGGAACTCTGCGTCAACACGAACCGCATTCGACGCGCGGCGCGAATAGCGTCATTCACCCGGTCAACCGACCACCGGGCGGACCGACGAACGTCAGGCGCTCGGCGCGCGCTCCTCGAGGGGCTCGTGCGGCTGCGCGGTGCCCCACACCACCCGCAGCAGGTCGTCGAGCGCGTGCGCGAGGGAGTCGTCGACCAGCTCGTAGCTGACCTGGCGGCCCCGGGCGTGGGTGCGCACCAGACCGCAGTCGCGCAGGCAGGCTAGGTGGTTGGAGACGTTCTGGCGCGTCAGCCCGAGCTGGTCGGCCAGTCCCGCCGGATAGTGCGGCCCGTCGAGGAGGGCGAGGAGGAGCCGGCTGCGCGTGGGATCCGACAGCGCGCGGCCGAGGCGGTGGATGGCGGAGAGGCGCTGCTCGGCGGTCAACATGAAAATCATTGTACATAACTTGCTGTATAGACAGCCGGGACTGTATAAACAGTCGTGACTGAACTGTCCGTGCGGTGGGCACGGACACGGGTGCACGGCGGCCGACGGACCGAGACGACGGGGGAACCGATGGGTGCGGGACACGGACACGGCCACGGCATGACGACGGCGGGGGCGGCCAACCGTTCGAGGCTGGCCATCGTCCTCGCCCTCATGCTCTCCGTCGCCGTCGTCCAGGTCGTGGGCGCCGCGTTCAGCGGCAGCCTCGCCCTGCTCGCCGACGCCGGCCACACCGTGACCGACTCCCTCGGCGTCGCCCTGGCCCTGGTGGCCGTGTGGATCGCGGGCCGTCCCGCCACCACCCAGCGGACCTTCGGCTTCCAGCGCGCGGAGATCCTCGCCGCCGCCGTCAACGCGCTGGTCCTGTTCGGCCTGTGCGGGTTCATCGTGGTGGAGGCGGTCGAACGGCTCCAGTCCCCCGCGCCCGTGTCCGGACTCGGGATGGTGGCCGTGGCCGCCTTCGGCCTGGTCATCAACATCGTCGGGCTGTTCGTGCTGCGCGGCGGCGCCAAGGAGAGCCTCAACGTCAAGAGCGCCTACGTCGAGGTCCTGGGTGACGCGCTGGCCTCCGTGGGCGTCATCGTCGGCGGCCTGGTGGTCTGGATCACCGGCTGGGCCCAGGCCGACACCGTGGTCTCCCTGGTCATCGCCGCCATCATCGTCCCCCGCGCCTGGTCGCTCCTGCGCGACGCCGTGCACATCCTGCTGGAGGCCGCGCCCAAGGGCATGGACCTGGACGAGGTACGGGGCCACCTCCTCGGCCACCCCGCCGTCATCGACGTCCACGACCTGCACGCCTGGACCATCACCTCCGGGGTCCCGGTCATGTCGGCGCACGTGGTGGTGGCCGAGGACGACCTCAAGGACACCGGCCGGATGCTGGACGAACTGCACGGATGCCTGGCCGGGCACTTCGACGTCGAGCACTCCACCCTGCAGCTCGAACCGCCCGGCCACGCCGACCACGAGGGCGCCGACCACGCCTGAGGCACTCGGGACGCCTGGGGCCTGAGAGGGTCATCCGGGAACGCCGCCCGGGCCGCCCGCGGCCCACGACCTGCCCGCCCTGCCCCCACGGCCTGGTCACACCCCGGTACCCTCCGGCGGGCCCCGTGCCACGCACTCCCTCCCAACTGGCAGAATCGATCCGGTCCGGAGGACGTGACACGGAGGTTTGGGTGGATACGGGACAATGAGGTGGGTGTCCGACGCGACGCGCGACCGAGCCGCACTGTGGAGGGCTGTGGTCGGCCGCCGCCTGTCCGAACTGCGTTCCACGTTCACGCTGCGCAGACGGCGCCGCTTCGAGCAGGCGCTGGTCCGGCCCCGGTCGGCGTGGGACAAGCCCGCGCGCGCCTTCCTCGTCATGTTCGTCGCCGTCGACGCGCTGGGCACGCTCCTGCTCATGACTCCGGCCGCCTCCACCCGCGCGGAGGGCCTGACCTTCGTCGAGGCGTTCTTCACCGCGACGACCTCGCTGGCGGTGTGCGGCCTGTCGGTCATCTCCATCGGCGGCGACCTCACCACGTTCGGCCACGTCGTGGTCCTGGCCCTGATCCAGGTCGGCGGCATCGGCATCATGACCCTGGCCTCCCTGCTGGGCGTCGCCGTCGTGCAGAGGTTCAGCCTGCGCATGACCCTGAACGTGCAGGCGGAGAACCGGGCCCTCGCGGTGGGCGACGTCGGCGGGATCGTGCCCCGCGTGGTCAAGGTGTGCCTGGTCATGGAAGCGCTGGTGTTCCTGATCATCACGCCGCGCATGTGGCTGGGCCACGGCATCCCGCTCGGGGACGCCGCCTACTCCGGCCTGTTCCACTCCATCTCCGCGTTCAACAACGCGGGGCTCTCGCTCTACGACGAGAGCATGTCCCGTTTCTCCGGTGACGCGATCGTCCTCATGCCCATCGCGGCCGCCGTGATCCTCGGCGGCATCGGGTTCCCCATCCTCATCGAGATGCGCCACCACTGGCGTACGCCCGAGCACTGGTCACTGCACTCCAAGCTCACGATCATCACCAGTGGACTGCTCTTCGGCGTCACGGCCGTCCTGATCATCCTCATGGAGTGGAACAACCCGGACACGCTCGGCGGGCTGCACTGGTGGGCCCGGATCACCGACGGGATCTTCCACGGCGTCATGCCGCGCAGCGGCGGCTTCAACGCCACCGATACCGGGGCCATGAACGACTCCACGCTGCTGCTCACGATCATGATGATGTTCGTCGGCAACGGCAGCGCCGGGACCGCGGGGGGCATCAAGGTCGCGACTCTGGCCGTGCTGTTCCTGGTGGTGTGGTCCGACGTGCGCGCGCACGACCGGGTGCACGTGTTCGACCGCCGGCTGGCGCCCGACGTCATCCGGCAGTCGTTGAGCCTGACCTTCCTGTCGATGACCGTGGTCGCCGTCACGACGGTGTTCTTCCTGCACACGACGCCGTTCACCTTCATGGAGACCCTGTTCGAAGTGGTCTCCGCCGTGGGTGTGGTCGGATTGTCCATGGGCATCACCCCTGATTTGGCCCCCTGGGCACAGAGCCTGATCGCGGTCCTGATGATGGCCGGGCGCATGGGACCCATCACGTTCGTGACCGCGCTGGCGTTCCGTGAACGCAAGCGCCGCTACGATTTCGCCGAAGCGCGGCCGATGATCGGCTGAGATTGACGAGGAGAGGCCACGTGCCGCACAGCAAGAAGGTGTCCGACAAACGCATCCTGGTGATCGGGTTGGGCCGCTTCGGCAGTTCCATGTCCCTGGAGCTGGTCAACCACGGCTGGGAGGTGCTGGGCATGGACTCCAGCCCGCGGCTGGTCCAGATGTTCTCGGACGCCCTGACCCACACCGTCATCGCCGACGCCACCGACGACGAGGCGCTCCGCCAGATCGGCGCCTCGCAGTTCAGCCACGCCGTGGTCGCGATCGGCACGCATCTGGAGGAGAGCATCCTGGCGACCTCCCAGCTGGTCGACCTGGGCGTGCCGGACATCTGGGCGAAGGCCGTCAGCCGGCGCCACGGCCGGATCCTGGAACAGGTCGGCGCCCACCACGTGGTCCTGCCCGAGCACGACATGGGTGAGCGCGTGGCCCACCTGGTGTCGGGGCGGATGCTGGACTACGTGGAGCTGGAGGAGGGCTTCTCCCTCGGCAAGACCAAGGCGCCCCGAGAGCTGCTCGGCAAGTCCCTGCGCGAGACCCGGGTCCGGCACAAGTACGGGATCACGGTGGTCTCGGTCAAGCGGCTGGGCGAGCCGTTCACGTACGCCACCGAGGAGACCGTGCTGCACAAGGGCGACCTGATCGTGGTCGCGGGGCGCACCGAGGACGTGGAGCGCTTCGCCGAGTCCAACTGAGGCCGGTGCGCGGGTTCACCACCTGAGGCACACGGCCGGGTCCACCTGAGGCGTACGGCCGGGCCGGCGGAGGGCTCTTCGGGAGCCGATCGGGAGCCGCTCGAATGCGGACAAATTGACAACCGTTTTCATTTTCCCGATGATGGACCCATGCGAACTGGGACAACCTTGCGTGCGGCCGCCCTCGGCGCCGCCATGATGACACTGGCGGCGTGCGGCGGCGGCGGGGAGGAAGCGTCCGGGGCCGAGCCCGCCGACGCCGCCCTGACCGTGGTCACGGGCGTCTACCCCCTGGAGTGGCTGGCCACGGAGGTCGGCGGCGACCGCGCCTCCGTCGTCCAGCTCACCGAACCCGGCGTCGAGCCGCACGACCTGGAGCTGACCGGTCGACAGGTCGGCCAGGTGAGCGAGGCCGACATCGCCCTCTCCGTCTCCGGCCTCCAGCCCGCGGTGGACCAGGCCGTCGAGCAGGAGGCCGCCGAGGCCGCCCTCGACGTCGCCGACATCGTCGAACTGCGCCCCGCCGACCCCGAGGAGGAGGCGCACGAGGACGAGGAGGGCGACGAGCACGCCCACGAGGATGAACACGCTCATGAGGACGAGCACGCCCATGAGGACGAAGAGGCCCACGAGGAAGAGGAAGCCCACGCGGAGGAGGGCGGGGAGGACGCGCACGACCACGGCGAGTTCGACCCGCACTTCTGGCTCGACGTCGACCTGATGTCCCAGACCGCCACCGCGCTCGCCGAGCGCATGGCCGAGGTCGACCCGGACGGGGCGGCGGCCTACGAGGAGAACGCCGAGGCCGTGACCGCCGAACTGGTCGCGATCGGCCAGGAGTACGAGGACGGCCTCGCCTCCTGCGCCCACGACGAGGTGGTCGTCGGGCACACCGCGTTCACGTACCTGACCGACGCCTACGGGCTGGAGCAGATCGGCGTCAGCGGGGTCGACCCCGACAGCGAGCCCTCGCCCTCGCAGATCGCGGCGATCTCCGACATCGTCGAGGACCGCGGCATCACCACGGTCTTCACCGAGCCCCTGATGCCGGACGCGACCGCCGACACCATCGCCGCGGAGTCCGGCGCCCAGGTCGAGGTGCTCGACCCCCTGGAGGGCGTCACCGAGGACTCCCCCGGCGACGACTACCCCTCGATCATGCGCGGCAACCTGGCGGCCCTGACCACCGCCCTGGAGTGCTCCTGATCCATGCCGGACGGGGCCGCCCGCCCCGCGGCACCACCGGTTCCACACCTTGCGCGCCCCACCGATCCCTCCGGATCGGTGGGGCTTTGTGCGTGTACGCACCCCTGCGATACGGGGCGGATCGGACGTTCGCCCGCCTCGGCCCATTGGTCCCGGGTCACCACAGGACTCCCATCGGGTTACACCGCGCTTACATCGAACCAAAGTCGGGGACAGGTGGTGTTGGTCACGCTAAGCTTGTGAATGTGCCGGTGCTTATGCACGTGCATCTGGCAGTGCATCGGCACGCACGTTCCCCACACGTTCGAAGGAGCAGGACCATGACCGCACACAACGGGATCAGCGCCACCGAGCTCACCGAGGCCGCCTGGCAGAAGGCCAAGCGCAGCAACTCCCAAGGAGCCTGCGTGGAGATGGCTCGTCTGGCCGACGGTTCCATCGCGGTGCGCAACTCGCGCTTCCCCTCGGGTCCCGCGCTCGTCTACACGCAGGAAGAGATCGACTGCCTCATCCACGGCGCGAAGGACGGCGACTTCGACAACCTGATCAGCTAGGCCGTGTCGGCTGGATCGCGCCGCCCACCCGTCGCCCACCGCCACCCACTGGGGCGCTGCGCGCATCGGGTGGGCTCGCGCCCTCAACCGACACCTGCGGTGCGATCACACCCTCCCGTAGAGGGTTGAGCGTCCCCCTCGCCCACGGGGACGCACGACGTCACAGGGCATAGCGGGAACCACCGCCTCGGTGGAATCGGCCTCGATCCGCCCCACACGGACAGGCCGGGCACGAGTGCCCGGGGTCGGCGTCGGCCGCGAGTGATCCGGCGGCCGAGCACCGCCGGGACCTGATCCGCGGCGCACCGGGGGCGTGCCTCGGGTCAGGCTCCGGCGGTGGCTCCGCCGGTGAGGGGCGGAGCTACCGCGCGACGCCGATGACGGAGCGCTCCAGCTCGTCCGCGGAGCCTTCCATCGAACCGGAGAACACGAAGGGCCCGCCGCGGCGAGCCCATACCCTCGTGTCACACCCGTGCGCGTCCTACGGACGGCCCACGACGGGTGTCAGTCCCTCTCCAGGTCCTCCAGCATCTCCTCGAGCAGCTCCAGCGTCTCGTCCGGCGTGGCCGCCGCGACGCTGAGCCTGGTCATCGCCTTGGTGTAGGCCTCCACGACACTGCGCCGGTCCACGATCTCACCGTCGGTGAGCTGTTCCAGGTACAGGAGGTCGGCCAGCTCGAACTCCGAGTAGCGCAGCAGGGTGAAGGAACCCGCCTCCGCCGCGTGCGCGCCCACCTCGAAGGGGATGATCTGCAGCGTGATGTTGTCGTAGTCCCGGCAGAACTCGATGAGCCGCCGGATCTGGCCGCGCATGATCTCCCGACCGCGGGCCTTGCCGCCGATGGGCCGGCGCACGGCCGCCTCGTCCAGGATCACCCACATGCGCATCTCGTGGTCGCGGTCCAGACGTTTCTGTCTCTGGAGTCTGGCCTCGATCCGCTGCTCGGTGACCATGTCCGTCTCGACGCCGCCGGAGATGATCTCGCGCGCGTACTCCTCGGTCTGGAGCAGGCCGGGGACGAACTGCGACTCGTAGATGCGGATGTGGTCGGCGGCCTCCTCGAAGCCGACGTACCGCACGAGCCACTTGTGGAGGGAGTCGCCGTACTCCTTCCACCAGCCGGGCTTGTTGGATTCGCGGGCCACTTCGAGGAATTGCTTGATCACCGTGCGGTCGGAGACCCCGTACATCTTGAGGAGGTCCTCGATATCGCGCAGCTTGAATCCGACCCGGCCCAGTTCCATCCGGCTGATCTTCGACGCCGAGGCCCGAATCCGGTTCCCGGCGTCCTCGCGCGTGATACCGCGCTGTTCGCGATACTTCCGTAGCTCGTGCCCAAGCAGCATGCGACGCACGGTGGGGCCACTCCCCTTGCGCAGTCGAGCGATATCCACGTTCGCCGCCTCTCTGTCATTCCCCACAAGAGTATCCGGAACCGCCGGATACCCCTGCCGTGCGGTCACGACACTACATGTACACGATGGACGCATTGCCCCCCGCCACCACCGCTCGTGATGTGCGATGCGACAAGTCCGGCGACCCACAACGCACCTGTCCATCGATCGTCGACACAGTGGGCCCGGGGACGGCGCCCGCGGCGACGGCACCCGGATCACACGAATTGCGCCCAAACGAACTTTCCGCCCGGCGGTGTGGGAATCACACCCCACTCTCGCGCGAAAGCGCTCACCAGGGCAAGTCCCCTCCCGCCCTCCACGGTCGGATCCGGCTCCCTTCTGCTCGGCAGGCGATCTCCGCCGTCCCGGACGGCACAGATGAATTCACGCCCGCTGCGCATCAGGGACAGCTGAATGCCCTCGGCGCTGCGCCTGGTCAAGGCCAGCGGACCGCCGTGGCGCACCGCATTGGTGACCAATTCGGAAACCACCAGCGCGACATCTCCGGCCAAGTACTCCATGTCCCATTCTCGGAGAAGTGCCTCCGAAATCTCGCGTGCGGCTCCCACGGCGTGGGGCTGGGACTCCAGGCCCCACGTCACCGCGTCATGGCGGTCGCCGCAGACCGGTGTGTTCCAACGGCGGGAACCGTGCGTCAGGACCTTGAGCCACCATCCCCCGGCCGGCTCCGCCACCGCCTCCGCACACTCCATGCCATCCACTCCTCACTGATGCGACGTGGCCGTCTCCGGCGCCGCGCTGCCGTCGAGGGCGTGTGCCGCTGCACGGATCGAATGCACGTGCATCTTGGCTCTGTTCGGCAATCGTAGGCCACCTCCGGCCCATGTGCAGGCAAACCGCGATACCAGATCGAGAGGTTGTCGCCATCCCAGGTAGGAGTGCCGGACCGGGCCCGCCAGGTCGAACTCCTAGGGGACCCCCGGAGGCGTACCGACCGGTAGGCATGCGGATAGGATTCGCACGCGCCCACCACGTGACTTACTGGAGGTTTCACATGTCCCCAACGCCTCGTGTGGCGATCGTGACCGGAGCGGCCCGCGGAATCGGTGCCGCCACCGCCGAGCGCCTGGCGCGTGAGGGCCGGGCCGTCGCCGTGCTGGACCTGAAGGAGTCCGACGCCCAGGAGGTCGTGGACCGCATCACCGCCGACGGTGGAAAGGCCCTCGCGGTGGGCTGCGACGTCTCCGACGCCGACCAGGTCACCGCCGCGGTCGCCACCGTCGCCGAGCGGCTCGGCCCGCCCGCGATCCTGGTCAACAACGCGGGCGTCCTGCGCGACAACCTGCTCTTCAAGATGTCCCCGGACGACTGGGACACCGTGATGAACGTGCACCTGCGGGGCTCCTTCCTCATGAGCAAGGCCGCCCAGGCGCACATGACCGAGAACAGCTGGGGCCGGATCGTCAACCTGTCCAGCTCCTCCGCCCTGGGCAACCGCGGCCAGGCCAACTACTCCGCGGCCAAGGCGGGTCTGCAGGGCTTCACCAAGACCCTGGCGATCGAGCTCGGCAAGTTCGGCGTGACCTGCAACGCCGTGGCCCCGGGGTTCATCGAGACCGACATGACGCGGGCCACCGCCGAGCGCATCGGGATCGACTTCGACGCCATGAAGGAGTTCAAGGCCAAGGAGATCCCCGTGCGCCGCGCGGGCGTCCCGGCCGACGTCGCCAACACGGTCGCGTTCCTGACCGGTGAGGACGCCGGGTTCGTCTCCGGCCAGGTCATCTACGTGGCCGGCGGCCCGCTCGACTAGGCACGCCCCCGCGAACACCCTGCGTGCCCCGTCCGGCTCGTCCGGTCGGGGCACCGGGTCGGTGCCGTGCGCGGGCCCGGGGAGGGCACGGCACGAGCGCCGCCCTCCGGGCTCCCGGTTCACCGGGTGAACTCCTCGGTCTGCGTCCCCTCCAGGGTCTCGGTGACCAGGGAGACCATGGACTCGATGAGTTCGACCCCGGCGGCGTAGTCGCTGTTGCCGTCGGTGAGGACGGCCACGAGGTACTCGCGTTCGGGGCCGGCCACGAAGCCGACGCTGTTGACGTTCCAGAGCCCGTCGTTGGACGCGCGCGGCGTCCAGCCGTTCTTCACCCCGACGGTGTCCTCGGGCCCGGCCGCGGCCGAGACGCCCCATCCCTGTTCGGGGGCCACCGTCTCCATCAGGCCGAGCACGAAGGCGCGGTCCTCCTCCGACAGCGGACTGTCCTCGGTGTACAGGGCGCGCAGCAGGCGGATCTGGTCGGCGGCGGTGGTGCGGGTGGCCCCCCACACCCCGGACGCGTTGGGCTCGGTGCCGCTCAGTCCGAGGGTCCGCGCTCCCTCGACGAAGCCGTCGGTGAACCCGTTGCGCTGGTAGAGGACGTCGGTGACGTCGTTGTCGCTGTAGCGGATCATCGTCTCGGCCTGGGCGCGCTCCCCGGCGGTGAGCTCGCCTCCTCCCTCCTGCGCGCGGGCCAGGAGCATGGTCACCAGGCTGAGCTTGACGACGCTCGCGGTGTAGATCGGCTCATGCGCCCCGTAGCTGTAGGCGGCGCCGGTGCGCAGGTCCTGGACGGCGAGTCCGACGTCCGCGCCGGAGTGGGCGACGAGGTCGTCGATCCGGTCGGTGAGCTCCGCGCGTTCCTCCGCGCTCAGGGGGGAGCCGCCTGTGGCCGGCACGGTGACGGGGGCGAAGGGGACCAGGGTGAACGCGTGTCCGGAGAGCAGGCCGGACAGGTGGCGCGGATCCGGTGCGGGGGCACCGACCGAGGCCGATCCCGCACCCGACACGGTCAGCACCATGGCCGCGACCAGTGCCGCGGCCACGATCGCCGGCGGCCGGACTCGAGATGCACCGAGAATGCGCCAGGGCACACGATCACCGATTCGTTCGCACGGCGGGGGGATGCAGTGTGCCTGCGATTATTCACCCGAACACGGACGGGCGAACACATCCGAGACGGAATCGGTACCAATTGCACATCATGCGTTTTCAGAACGGGGTTCTATCGCCACCCGCACCCGTTCAGGGCTGGTCGGGCTCGTCGATCCCCCGCGCGACGAGCGCCTCACCCGTCGCCTCGGCCATCCGCAGCAGCTGCACGATCACCGGAACCACGAGCAGATGCGGCCGTCCGGACAGACCCCGCGCCACGTAGCCCTCACGGGCCGCCCGCCAGGCCGTGGCCACCATCGGGATCGAGCGGATGGTCAGGGCCAGGACCAGGGCCACCCGGTCCGGGTCGACGCCCACGTGCCGCAGCGGGCGGGCGGCGCGCTCGAACAGGTCGAGCATCTCCCGCACCCGTGTGGTGAGCGTGACGGCGTTGGCGAGCAGAATCAGGGCGGCCAGTTGGGCGACCAGGCGCACGGCCGTGGGCCAGTCGCCGAACAGGGTCTGGAACACCGCGATGGCCAGCAGGAACGGCCACATCACCCGTAGGACGTGCCAGGCGCGGCGCGCGCCCAGTCCGCTCAGGGGGTACACGGCCAGGGCGGCGGCCAGGGCGGCGACGCTGACCCGCGGGTCGCCCGCGACGATGATCACCACGCTCACGGCCAGCAGCGCGAGCAGTTTGGTCCCGGCCGTCAGGCGGTAGAGCACCCCGGTGCCGGGAACGTACAGGCCCGTCACCGGCCGGCCCCGTCCCGCTCCTCGTCGAGCATGCCGTCGGTGTAGGCCGCCACAGCGGCGTCGGGGGGACCGTCGAAGACCACGCGGCCCTCGTCGACGACCAGCACGCGATCGAAGTCGGCCAGTAGGTCGAGGTCGTGCGTGAACAGGATGAGCTGCTGTTCGAGGCCGGTGAGGGTGCGGTGCACCATGCGCGTGTTGCGCAGGTCGAGCAGGGTGGTGGGCTCGTCGCACACCAGGATCGCGGGTTCGGTCGCCATCACCGAGGCCAGCGCGAGCAGCTGTTTCTGTCCGCCGGAGAGCAGGTGGCCGGGGTGGTCGCGGTGGCCGTCGAGGCCGAA
This region includes:
- a CDS encoding helix-turn-helix transcriptional regulator; the encoded protein is MLTAEQRLSAIHRLGRALSDPTRSRLLLALLDGPHYPAGLADQLGLTRQNVSNHLACLRDCGLVRTHARGRQVSYELVDDSLAHALDDLLRVVWGTAQPHEPLEERAPSA
- a CDS encoding cation diffusion facilitator family transporter, with the translated sequence MGAGHGHGHGMTTAGAANRSRLAIVLALMLSVAVVQVVGAAFSGSLALLADAGHTVTDSLGVALALVAVWIAGRPATTQRTFGFQRAEILAAAVNALVLFGLCGFIVVEAVERLQSPAPVSGLGMVAVAAFGLVINIVGLFVLRGGAKESLNVKSAYVEVLGDALASVGVIVGGLVVWITGWAQADTVVSLVIAAIIVPRAWSLLRDAVHILLEAAPKGMDLDEVRGHLLGHPAVIDVHDLHAWTITSGVPVMSAHVVVAEDDLKDTGRMLDELHGCLAGHFDVEHSTLQLEPPGHADHEGADHA
- a CDS encoding TrkH family potassium uptake protein translates to MRWVSDATRDRAALWRAVVGRRLSELRSTFTLRRRRRFEQALVRPRSAWDKPARAFLVMFVAVDALGTLLLMTPAASTRAEGLTFVEAFFTATTSLAVCGLSVISIGGDLTTFGHVVVLALIQVGGIGIMTLASLLGVAVVQRFSLRMTLNVQAENRALAVGDVGGIVPRVVKVCLVMEALVFLIITPRMWLGHGIPLGDAAYSGLFHSISAFNNAGLSLYDESMSRFSGDAIVLMPIAAAVILGGIGFPILIEMRHHWRTPEHWSLHSKLTIITSGLLFGVTAVLIILMEWNNPDTLGGLHWWARITDGIFHGVMPRSGGFNATDTGAMNDSTLLLTIMMMFVGNGSAGTAGGIKVATLAVLFLVVWSDVRAHDRVHVFDRRLAPDVIRQSLSLTFLSMTVVAVTTVFFLHTTPFTFMETLFEVVSAVGVVGLSMGITPDLAPWAQSLIAVLMMAGRMGPITFVTALAFRERKRRYDFAEARPMIG
- a CDS encoding TrkA family potassium uptake protein, which gives rise to MPHSKKVSDKRILVIGLGRFGSSMSLELVNHGWEVLGMDSSPRLVQMFSDALTHTVIADATDDEALRQIGASQFSHAVVAIGTHLEESILATSQLVDLGVPDIWAKAVSRRHGRILEQVGAHHVVLPEHDMGERVAHLVSGRMLDYVELEEGFSLGKTKAPRELLGKSLRETRVRHKYGITVVSVKRLGEPFTYATEETVLHKGDLIVVAGRTEDVERFAESN
- a CDS encoding metal ABC transporter substrate-binding protein, giving the protein MRTGTTLRAAALGAAMMTLAACGGGGEEASGAEPADAALTVVTGVYPLEWLATEVGGDRASVVQLTEPGVEPHDLELTGRQVGQVSEADIALSVSGLQPAVDQAVEQEAAEAALDVADIVELRPADPEEEAHEDEEGDEHAHEDEHAHEDEHAHEDEEAHEEEEAHAEEGGEDAHDHGEFDPHFWLDVDLMSQTATALAERMAEVDPDGAAAYEENAEAVTAELVAIGQEYEDGLASCAHDEVVVGHTAFTYLTDAYGLEQIGVSGVDPDSEPSPSQIAAISDIVEDRGITTVFTEPLMPDATADTIAAESGAQVEVLDPLEGVTEDSPGDDYPSIMRGNLAALTTALECS
- a CDS encoding DUF397 domain-containing protein gives rise to the protein MTAHNGISATELTEAAWQKAKRSNSQGACVEMARLADGSIAVRNSRFPSGPALVYTQEEIDCLIHGAKDGDFDNLIS
- a CDS encoding helix-turn-helix transcriptional regulator, with product MLLGHELRKYREQRGITREDAGNRIRASASKISRMELGRVGFKLRDIEDLLKMYGVSDRTVIKQFLEVARESNKPGWWKEYGDSLHKWLVRYVGFEEAADHIRIYESQFVPGLLQTEEYAREIISGGVETDMVTEQRIEARLQRQKRLDRDHEMRMWVILDEAAVRRPIGGKARGREIMRGQIRRLIEFCRDYDNITLQIIPFEVGAHAAEAGSFTLLRYSEFELADLLYLEQLTDGEIVDRRSVVEAYTKAMTRLSVAAATPDETLELLEEMLEDLERD
- a CDS encoding ATP-binding protein, whose product is MECAEAVAEPAGGWWLKVLTHGSRRWNTPVCGDRHDAVTWGLESQPHAVGAAREISEALLREWDMEYLAGDVALVVSELVTNAVRHGGPLALTRRSAEGIQLSLMRSGREFICAVRDGGDRLPSRREPDPTVEGGRGLALVSAFAREWGVIPTPPGGKFVWAQFV
- the fabG gene encoding 3-oxoacyl-ACP reductase FabG, whose amino-acid sequence is MSPTPRVAIVTGAARGIGAATAERLAREGRAVAVLDLKESDAQEVVDRITADGGKALAVGCDVSDADQVTAAVATVAERLGPPAILVNNAGVLRDNLLFKMSPDDWDTVMNVHLRGSFLMSKAAQAHMTENSWGRIVNLSSSSALGNRGQANYSAAKAGLQGFTKTLAIELGKFGVTCNAVAPGFIETDMTRATAERIGIDFDAMKEFKAKEIPVRRAGVPADVANTVAFLTGEDAGFVSGQVIYVAGGPLD
- a CDS encoding serine hydrolase, producing the protein MAAALVAAMVLTVSGAGSASVGAPAPDPRHLSGLLSGHAFTLVPFAPVTVPATGGSPLSAEERAELTDRIDDLVAHSGADVGLAVQDLRTGAAYSYGAHEPIYTASVVKLSLVTMLLARAQEGGGELTAGERAQAETMIRYSDNDVTDVLYQRNGFTDGFVEGARTLGLSGTEPNASGVWGATRTTAADQIRLLRALYTEDSPLSEEDRAFVLGLMETVAPEQGWGVSAAAGPEDTVGVKNGWTPRASNDGLWNVNSVGFVAGPEREYLVAVLTDGNSDYAAGVELIESMVSLVTETLEGTQTEEFTR
- a CDS encoding energy-coupling factor transporter transmembrane protein EcfT, translating into MTGLYVPGTGVLYRLTAGTKLLALLAVSVVIIVAGDPRVSVAALAAALAVYPLSGLGARRAWHVLRVMWPFLLAIAVFQTLFGDWPTAVRLVAQLAALILLANAVTLTTRVREMLDLFERAARPLRHVGVDPDRVALVLALTIRSIPMVATAWRAAREGYVARGLSGRPHLLVVPVIVQLLRMAEATGEALVARGIDEPDQP